A single window of Bradyrhizobium daqingense DNA harbors:
- a CDS encoding urea ABC transporter substrate-binding protein produces MSKSVLRGLRAAALTGTLVLGSSLGSQPAGAAENPIKLGVLEDQSGDFAAATIGKVHAIQLAAEEINKAGGIMGRPLELVPYDTQSDNTRYQEFMRRVLQRDKVDVVFAGFSSASREAYRPIVDQFNGFAFYNNQYEGGVCDGHMIVTGAVPEQQFSTLIPYMMEKYGKNVYTLAADYNFGQISAEWVRKIVKENGGKMAGEEFIPLGVSQFSQSIQNIQKAKPDFVVTLLVGTAQASYYEQAASANVNLPMASSVNVGQGYEHKRFKPPSLKDMYVTTNYIEEIDSPKSKEFYAKFKAKFPSEPYVNQEAENSYLAVYLYKQMVERAKSTKREEIRKVIALGDVCMDAPEGKVCIDPKSQHMSHTIYLAKVGADHSISFPKIWEDIKPYWLGEAGCDLTKKDPMAQYTPSNPPPKP; encoded by the coding sequence ATGAGCAAGTCTGTATTGCGAGGGCTGCGCGCCGCAGCCCTCACGGGGACGCTTGTCCTCGGATCATCCCTTGGATCACAACCGGCGGGCGCGGCGGAAAATCCGATCAAGCTCGGCGTTCTGGAGGATCAGTCCGGCGACTTCGCCGCGGCCACGATCGGCAAGGTTCACGCCATCCAGCTCGCTGCGGAAGAGATCAACAAGGCCGGCGGCATCATGGGCCGGCCACTGGAGCTCGTCCCCTACGACACCCAGTCCGACAACACCCGCTATCAGGAATTCATGCGGCGCGTGCTCCAGCGCGACAAGGTCGACGTCGTGTTCGCGGGCTTCTCCTCGGCCTCGCGCGAGGCCTACCGCCCGATCGTCGACCAGTTCAACGGCTTCGCCTTCTACAACAACCAGTACGAAGGCGGCGTCTGCGACGGCCACATGATCGTGACCGGCGCCGTGCCGGAGCAGCAGTTCTCGACGCTGATCCCCTACATGATGGAGAAGTACGGCAAGAACGTCTACACGCTCGCCGCCGACTACAATTTCGGCCAGATCTCGGCGGAGTGGGTGCGCAAGATCGTCAAGGAGAACGGCGGCAAGATGGCCGGCGAGGAGTTCATCCCGCTCGGCGTGTCGCAATTCTCCCAGAGCATCCAGAACATCCAGAAGGCGAAGCCCGACTTCGTGGTCACCCTGCTGGTCGGTACAGCGCAGGCCTCGTATTACGAGCAGGCGGCGTCCGCCAACGTCAACCTGCCGATGGCATCCTCGGTGAATGTCGGGCAGGGCTACGAGCACAAGCGCTTCAAGCCGCCGAGCCTGAAGGACATGTACGTCACCACCAATTACATCGAGGAGATCGACTCGCCCAAGAGCAAGGAGTTCTACGCCAAGTTCAAGGCGAAATTCCCGAGCGAGCCCTATGTGAACCAGGAGGCGGAGAACTCCTACCTCGCGGTCTATCTCTACAAGCAGATGGTGGAGCGCGCGAAATCCACCAAACGCGAGGAGATCCGCAAGGTGATCGCGCTGGGCGACGTCTGCATGGATGCTCCCGAGGGCAAGGTCTGCATCGACCCGAAGAGCCAGCACATGTCGCACACGATCTATCTCGCCAAAGTCGGCGCAGATCATTCGATCTCGTTCCCGAAGATCTGGGAAGATATCAAGCCATACTGGCTCGGTGAGGCCGGCTGCGATCTCACCAAGAAGGATCCGATGGCTCAGTACACGCCGTCGAATCCACCGCCGAAACCCTGA
- a CDS encoding ANTAR domain-containing response regulator → MSSRLLQNFKGGRAIVVTRRGGWESALETTLAKLGVSTEYPEIVDGRARIDVAGLQADRDILFVDGDLEGAVALEVNPASRLPPVPVIGLVGVEAPSRLKALVNLGATSFLRKPVHGGAVYTSLFMGINQFLLRAEMYERLQGLEERRRGRRAVIRAVVLLMQQDGLDEEGAYSQLRRDSMRARQNMELHCEEFLSKRAKPPDTSGRTTGITLQGGKKQAI, encoded by the coding sequence ATGAGCTCCCGACTGCTACAGAACTTCAAGGGCGGCCGAGCGATCGTCGTCACGAGGCGAGGCGGATGGGAGAGTGCGCTCGAAACCACGCTGGCCAAGCTCGGCGTTTCCACCGAATATCCTGAAATCGTCGACGGCCGCGCCCGGATCGACGTCGCCGGCCTGCAAGCCGATCGCGACATCCTGTTCGTCGACGGTGATCTCGAAGGCGCGGTCGCGCTCGAGGTCAACCCGGCCTCGCGGCTGCCGCCCGTGCCGGTGATCGGTCTCGTCGGCGTCGAGGCGCCGAGCCGGCTGAAGGCGCTGGTCAATCTCGGCGCCACCTCGTTCCTGCGCAAGCCGGTGCATGGCGGCGCAGTCTACACCTCCCTGTTCATGGGCATCAACCAGTTCCTGCTGCGCGCCGAAATGTACGAGCGCCTGCAGGGCCTCGAAGAGCGTCGCCGCGGCCGCCGCGCGGTGATCCGGGCGGTCGTCCTGCTGATGCAGCAGGACGGTCTCGACGAGGAAGGTGCCTATTCACAGCTCCGTCGCGACAGCATGCGCGCGCGGCAGAACATGGAACTCCATTGCGAGGAGTTTCTGAGCAAGCGGGCGAAGCCGCCCGATACGTCCGGCCGCACGACCGGCATCACGCTGCAAGGCGGCAAGAAGCAGGCCATCTAG
- a CDS encoding transporter substrate-binding domain-containing protein → MARTRYRIGVMFSTTGSYSVVARSMLNGALLAFNEMNAGFDTIELEPVVVNPNGDLARYRSLSLDLLNSGIRHVVGCYTSSSRKEVIPCFEKFDGMLWYPSHYEGFESSDNVVYTGAAPNQHVLPLVDYLATHIGKRAFCVGSNYIWAWENNRIFREALAARGGAVLAERYLSVGDTEVDQVVAAIIDQRPDFVFNNLIGTSAYAFFRAFRAACRARGIDQAAEIPVASCTLSEPELPEIGLDAVDGHLSSSVYFSSLNSPENAAFIAAYTRSFPDGPVTSADAEASYIAVKLLAAALSQAGTDDARTVRAAVADQRLRAPQGEVRIDRQTFHAWLTPRIGRSSADGQFDVLLESREPIAPDPYLVQSSPRFASAMRSPLLKVVQS, encoded by the coding sequence ATGGCACGGACGCGATATCGTATCGGTGTGATGTTCTCGACGACGGGCTCGTACAGCGTCGTCGCGCGTTCGATGCTCAACGGAGCGCTGCTCGCCTTCAACGAGATGAACGCCGGCTTCGACACGATCGAGCTGGAGCCGGTCGTGGTCAATCCCAACGGCGATCTCGCCCGCTACCGCTCGCTCAGCCTGGACCTGCTCAACTCCGGGATCCGTCACGTGGTCGGCTGCTACACGTCATCGAGCCGCAAAGAGGTCATTCCCTGCTTCGAGAAGTTCGACGGCATGCTCTGGTATCCGTCGCACTACGAAGGGTTCGAGAGCTCCGACAATGTCGTCTATACCGGCGCTGCGCCAAATCAGCACGTTCTCCCGCTGGTGGACTATCTCGCCACGCACATCGGCAAGCGCGCCTTCTGCGTCGGATCGAATTACATCTGGGCGTGGGAGAACAACCGCATCTTCCGCGAGGCGCTCGCCGCGCGCGGCGGCGCCGTGCTCGCCGAGCGTTACCTCTCGGTCGGCGATACCGAGGTCGACCAGGTCGTCGCGGCGATCATCGACCAGCGGCCCGACTTCGTCTTCAACAATCTGATCGGCACCAGCGCCTACGCCTTCTTCCGCGCGTTCCGCGCCGCCTGCCGCGCGCGGGGCATCGACCAGGCCGCGGAGATCCCGGTGGCGAGCTGCACGCTGTCGGAGCCGGAATTGCCCGAGATCGGCCTCGATGCAGTCGATGGGCATCTGTCGTCGAGCGTCTATTTCTCCTCGCTGAACTCCCCTGAAAATGCCGCCTTCATCGCCGCCTATACGCGATCCTTTCCCGATGGACCGGTGACATCCGCCGATGCCGAAGCCTCCTACATCGCCGTCAAGCTGCTCGCGGCGGCCTTGTCGCAGGCCGGCACCGACGACGCCCGCACCGTGCGGGCCGCGGTCGCCGACCAGCGGCTGCGTGCGCCGCAAGGCGAGGTCCGTATCGACCGGCAGACCTTTCACGCCTGGCTCACGCCGCGGATCGGCCGCTCTTCTGCCGACGGGCAATTCGATGTGCTGCTGGAATCGCGCGAGCCGATCGCGCCCGATCCTTATCTCGTCCAGTCGTCGCCGCGCTTTGCCAGCGCGATGCGCTCTCCGCTGTTGAAGGTGGTGCAATCATGA
- a CDS encoding YciI family protein: MLYAILAYHVEDEVLSWTPEQDAAVVAKVIEVQAPLRASGQFGPAARLDETRKARTLRGPGAGMVLDGPFAETKEQLLGFHLMECATEEEAIAAARKLRAVNPTAVYEIRPVKLYVPADGFGAT, translated from the coding sequence ATGCTCTACGCCATCCTGGCCTATCACGTGGAAGACGAGGTCTTGTCCTGGACGCCGGAGCAAGATGCCGCGGTCGTCGCCAAGGTCATCGAGGTTCAGGCGCCTCTCAGGGCGAGTGGACAGTTCGGACCGGCCGCCCGCCTGGATGAGACCCGAAAGGCCCGTACCCTGCGCGGCCCCGGCGCAGGCATGGTGCTGGACGGTCCGTTTGCCGAGACCAAGGAGCAGCTTCTGGGCTTCCACCTGATGGAATGCGCCACCGAGGAAGAGGCGATCGCGGCGGCGCGCAAGTTGCGTGCGGTCAATCCGACCGCGGTCTACGAGATCCGGCCGGTCAAGCTTTACGTGCCGGCCGACGGGTTCGGCGCGACATAG
- a CDS encoding TMEM175 family protein: protein MTELKPDLFEMRRLESLSNTIFGVAMTLLAYDLPKAAVFTTAPDWHDLARVYSGKLAGFALSFIIAGVFWISHHRRLARQPVGSRGMVVLNLFFLLSIVLLPVTNGLYTNFAMSSAVSVLYGLHLTAIAGLNAWLWWTILRGWGREIMASMFPLAVFIPGTIVAAFAPQIAPFVWFIAFGGLLIQRFYVAPNPSAGT, encoded by the coding sequence ATGACCGAACTCAAGCCCGACCTCTTCGAGATGCGGCGGCTGGAGTCGCTCAGCAACACCATTTTTGGTGTCGCCATGACGCTTCTGGCCTACGACCTGCCCAAGGCCGCGGTCTTCACCACCGCGCCCGACTGGCACGATCTCGCCCGGGTCTATTCCGGCAAGCTTGCCGGCTTTGCGCTCAGCTTCATCATCGCCGGGGTGTTCTGGATCAGCCATCACCGCCGGCTGGCGCGCCAGCCGGTCGGCAGCCGCGGCATGGTGGTGCTCAACCTGTTCTTCCTGCTCTCGATCGTGCTGCTGCCGGTGACCAACGGCCTCTACACCAATTTCGCCATGAGCAGCGCGGTCTCCGTGCTCTATGGCCTGCACCTGACCGCGATTGCCGGCCTCAACGCCTGGCTGTGGTGGACGATCCTGCGCGGCTGGGGCCGCGAGATCATGGCCTCGATGTTTCCGCTTGCCGTTTTCATCCCGGGCACGATCGTTGCGGCATTTGCCCCGCAGATCGCGCCCTTCGTGTGGTTCATCGCCTTCGGTGGGCTCCTGATCCAGCGCTTCTATGTCGCGCCGAACCCGTCGGCCGGCACGTAA
- a CDS encoding ATP-dependent helicase, whose amino-acid sequence MATYLDTLNAEQRRAVEHGVAEGATVGAPLLVIAGAGSGKTNTLAHRVAHLIVAGADPRRILLMTFSRRAAAEMAGRVERIARKVLGENNAAIMRDALTWAGTFHGIGARLLREYAERIGVDPAFSIHDREDSADLMNLVRHERGLSKTESRFPAKGTCLSIYSRCVNAEMEIEKVLGVHYPWCAGWAAELKGLFAAYVEAKQAQHVLDYDDLLLYWSQMMSDALITEEIGGRFDHVLVDEYQDTNRLQSSILLALKPDGRGLTVVGDDAQSIYSFRAATVRNILDFPQRFSPRAEMITLDRNYRSTHAVLAAANGVIGLARERFTKNLWTDRTSGRKPQLVTVHGEADQARYIVEEVLANREQGALLKHQAVLFRTSSHSGPLEIELTRRNIPFVKFGGLKFLDAAHVKDVLALLRFAENPRDRVAGFRILHLLPGVGPATAQRVLDQMAESSDPLNALGQLPVPARSGSDWTDFVRTTQNLRYSEWPVDLERVRLWYEPHLDRIHEDSETRRSDLMQLEQIARGYASREKFLTELTLDPPDATSDKSGRPLRDEDYLILSTIHSAKGQEWKSVFVLNVVDGCMPSDLGAGTSAELEEERRLLYVAMTRAKDDLHLVVPQRFFVHGQAAKGDRHVYASRTRFIPEQLVYLFERAAWPKAAAAGARAAAQGPKIDIGARMRGMWR is encoded by the coding sequence GTGGCGACATATCTGGACACGCTCAATGCGGAGCAGCGCCGCGCCGTCGAGCATGGCGTGGCCGAAGGGGCAACCGTGGGCGCCCCCTTGCTCGTCATTGCCGGTGCCGGCTCCGGCAAGACCAACACCCTCGCCCACCGCGTCGCGCATCTGATCGTCGCCGGCGCCGATCCGCGCCGCATCCTGCTGATGACGTTCTCCCGCCGCGCCGCGGCCGAGATGGCCGGCCGGGTGGAACGCATCGCCCGCAAGGTGCTGGGTGAGAACAACGCCGCGATCATGCGCGATGCGCTGACCTGGGCCGGCACCTTCCACGGCATCGGCGCGCGCCTCCTGCGGGAATATGCCGAGCGGATCGGCGTCGACCCTGCCTTCAGCATCCACGACCGCGAGGATTCCGCCGACCTGATGAATCTGGTCCGGCACGAGCGCGGCCTGTCCAAGACCGAGAGCCGCTTTCCGGCCAAGGGCACCTGCCTGTCGATCTACTCGCGCTGCGTCAACGCCGAGATGGAGATCGAGAAGGTGTTAGGGGTGCACTATCCCTGGTGTGCGGGGTGGGCGGCCGAGCTGAAGGGCCTGTTCGCGGCCTATGTCGAGGCCAAGCAGGCCCAGCACGTGCTCGATTACGACGACCTCTTGCTCTACTGGTCGCAGATGATGAGCGACGCGCTGATCACTGAGGAGATCGGCGGCCGCTTCGATCACGTGCTGGTCGACGAATACCAGGACACCAACCGCCTGCAATCCTCGATCCTCCTCGCGCTCAAGCCCGACGGCCGCGGCCTCACCGTGGTCGGCGACGACGCCCAATCGATCTATTCGTTCCGCGCGGCCACAGTGCGCAACATCCTCGACTTTCCGCAGCGCTTCTCGCCGCGCGCCGAGATGATCACGCTCGACCGCAATTACCGCTCGACCCACGCGGTGCTTGCTGCCGCCAACGGGGTCATCGGCCTCGCCCGCGAGCGCTTCACGAAGAACCTCTGGACCGACCGCACCTCCGGCCGGAAACCGCAGCTCGTCACCGTACACGGCGAGGCCGACCAGGCCCGCTACATCGTCGAGGAGGTGCTGGCCAACCGCGAGCAAGGCGCGCTCTTGAAGCACCAGGCGGTGCTGTTCCGGACCTCCTCACATTCAGGTCCGCTGGAGATCGAGCTGACCCGCCGCAACATCCCCTTCGTCAAGTTCGGCGGGCTGAAATTCCTCGACGCCGCGCACGTCAAGGACGTGCTGGCGCTGCTGCGTTTCGCCGAAAATCCGCGCGACCGCGTCGCCGGATTCCGCATCCTGCATCTCTTGCCCGGCGTCGGCCCCGCGACCGCGCAGCGCGTGCTCGACCAGATGGCCGAGAGCAGCGATCCGCTCAACGCGCTGGGCCAGCTTCCGGTGCCGGCGCGTAGCGGTTCGGACTGGACCGACTTCGTCCGCACGACCCAAAATCTGCGCTATTCGGAATGGCCTGTTGATCTCGAGCGCGTACGTCTGTGGTACGAGCCGCATCTCGATCGCATCCACGAGGATTCCGAGACGCGCCGCTCCGATCTGATGCAGCTCGAGCAGATCGCCAGGGGCTATGCCTCGCGCGAGAAATTCCTGACCGAGCTCACGCTCGATCCGCCGGATGCGACCAGCGACAAATCCGGCCGGCCCCTGCGCGACGAGGACTACCTGATCTTGTCCACCATCCACTCGGCCAAGGGCCAGGAGTGGAAGTCGGTGTTCGTGCTCAACGTCGTCGACGGCTGCATGCCCTCCGATCTCGGCGCCGGCACCAGCGCCGAGCTCGAGGAGGAGCGCCGCCTGCTCTATGTCGCGATGACACGCGCCAAGGACGATCTCCACCTCGTCGTCCCGCAGCGCTTCTTCGTCCACGGCCAGGCCGCCAAGGGCGACCGCCACGTCTACGCCTCGCGCACCCGCTTCATTCCGGAGCAGCTGGTCTACCTGTTCGAGCGCGCCGCCTGGCCGAAGGCCGCGGCGGCCGGGGCACGTGCTGCGGCGCAGGGCCCGAAGATCGACATCGGCGCGAGGATGCGCGGGATGTGGCGGTAG
- a CDS encoding NADPH:quinone oxidoreductase family protein, with protein sequence MKAVVVEQYAPIDQIELKDVPSPRAEPGQLRIKIEAAGIGFVDGLKTEGRYQTKDPLPFIPGTEFAGVVTDAPGAPGGYQPGMRVMGMTRSGALAEEIVVKPEALHPLPDGVAPEVAASFRANYLTALYALSGRASLVAGEQLLVLGAAGGTGIAAVQIGKLLGARVIAAASTPEKREFAQAHGADAVIDYTQAGWRDTFKEMTDGHGADVIFDPVGGDISVQAFRSIAWRGRHLVVGFAGGSIPALPFNLPLLKGGALLGVDLAQIGVREPELQKRLMGELTGWLADGQLKPVVGQIFALEDFRGAFKAMQTRAALGKMVVRIAR encoded by the coding sequence ATGAAAGCCGTCGTCGTCGAGCAATATGCGCCCATCGATCAGATCGAATTGAAGGACGTTCCGTCTCCGCGCGCGGAGCCCGGGCAGTTGCGCATCAAGATCGAGGCTGCCGGCATCGGCTTCGTCGACGGTTTGAAGACCGAGGGACGCTACCAGACCAAGGATCCCCTGCCCTTCATTCCCGGAACGGAGTTCGCGGGGGTGGTGACGGACGCGCCCGGCGCACCGGGCGGCTACCAGCCCGGCATGCGCGTGATGGGTATGACGCGATCCGGCGCGCTTGCCGAAGAGATCGTCGTCAAGCCTGAAGCACTCCATCCCCTGCCGGACGGCGTCGCGCCCGAAGTCGCAGCATCGTTTCGCGCCAACTATCTGACCGCGCTCTACGCGCTGAGCGGCCGCGCCTCGCTGGTCGCAGGCGAGCAGCTTCTGGTGCTGGGCGCGGCCGGCGGCACCGGCATCGCAGCCGTCCAGATCGGCAAGCTGCTCGGCGCCCGCGTAATCGCGGCGGCATCGACGCCGGAGAAGCGCGAGTTCGCGCAGGCGCATGGCGCCGACGCAGTCATCGACTATACGCAGGCCGGCTGGCGCGACACGTTCAAGGAAATGACGGACGGGCACGGCGCCGACGTGATCTTCGATCCTGTCGGCGGTGACATCTCGGTGCAGGCGTTTCGCTCCATCGCCTGGCGCGGACGCCATCTCGTGGTCGGCTTTGCCGGAGGCTCCATTCCCGCACTGCCGTTCAATCTGCCGCTGCTGAAGGGCGGCGCCCTGCTCGGCGTCGACCTTGCGCAGATTGGCGTGCGCGAGCCCGAATTGCAGAAGCGCCTGATGGGGGAGCTGACGGGCTGGCTCGCCGACGGCCAGCTGAAGCCCGTGGTCGGCCAAATCTTCGCGCTGGAGGATTTTCGCGGAGCGTTCAAGGCGATGCAGACGCGCGCTGCGCTCGGCAAGATGGTGGTGCGGATCGCGCGGTAG
- a CDS encoding LLM class flavin-dependent oxidoreductase produces MTAPLEFGLDTFGDVTKDASGALLPHAQVIRNVVDEAVLADELGLDFIGLGEHHRGDFAISSPETVLAAIAARTKRIQLGSAVTVLSSDDPIRVFQRFATLDALSNGRAEVILGRGSFTESFPLFGFDLRKYEELFEEKLDLFAALLPQQPVSWEGKLRPPLRDQLVYPPVENGRLKTWIGVGGSPQSVVRAAHYDLPLMLAIIGGDPARFAPFVELYHRAFKEFGRPAQPIGVHSPGYVAETDEQAREELWPDYKAMRDRIGKERGWPPMGRDEFVNEAEHGSLYVGSPETVARKIAKTAKALGVSRFQLKYSAGPLPHEKLMRSIELYGRKVVPMVREMLG; encoded by the coding sequence ATGACCGCACCGCTCGAATTCGGACTGGATACCTTTGGCGACGTCACCAAGGACGCTTCCGGCGCCCTGCTTCCCCATGCGCAGGTGATCCGCAACGTCGTCGACGAAGCCGTGCTGGCCGACGAGCTCGGCCTCGATTTCATCGGCCTCGGCGAGCATCACCGCGGCGATTTCGCGATCTCCTCGCCGGAAACCGTGCTCGCAGCCATCGCGGCGCGCACCAAGCGCATCCAGCTGGGCTCGGCCGTGACGGTGCTGAGCTCGGACGATCCGATCCGCGTCTTCCAGCGCTTCGCCACGCTCGATGCGCTCTCGAACGGGCGCGCCGAGGTCATCCTCGGCCGCGGCTCGTTCACCGAATCCTTTCCGCTGTTCGGCTTCGACCTGCGCAAATACGAAGAGCTGTTCGAGGAGAAGCTCGACCTGTTCGCGGCCCTGCTGCCGCAGCAGCCGGTGAGCTGGGAAGGCAAGCTGCGTCCGCCGCTGCGCGATCAACTGGTCTATCCACCGGTCGAGAACGGCAGGCTGAAGACCTGGATCGGCGTCGGCGGCAGCCCGCAATCGGTGGTCCGCGCCGCGCATTACGATCTGCCCTTGATGCTCGCCATCATCGGCGGCGATCCCGCGCGCTTCGCACCCTTTGTCGAGCTCTATCACCGCGCCTTCAAGGAGTTCGGCCGCCCGGCCCAGCCGATCGGCGTGCATTCGCCCGGCTATGTCGCCGAGACCGATGAACAAGCACGTGAAGAGCTGTGGCCCGACTACAAGGCTATGCGCGACCGCATCGGCAAGGAACGCGGCTGGCCGCCGATGGGCCGTGACGAGTTCGTCAATGAGGCCGAGCATGGCTCGCTCTATGTCGGCTCGCCCGAGACCGTCGCGCGCAAGATCGCCAAGACGGCAAAGGCGCTTGGTGTCTCGCGCTTCCAGCTGAAATATTCAGCTGGCCCCTTGCCGCATGAGAAGCTGATGCGGAGCATCGAGCTTTATGGGCGGAAGGTTGTGCCGATGGTGCGGGAGATGCTGGGGTAA